Sequence from the Ailuropoda melanoleuca isolate Jingjing chromosome 10, ASM200744v2, whole genome shotgun sequence genome:
GATTCCTAGACCAGCGCTTCACATTCCAGGCTGCTTTGTGGGCTTTCATGGAAATTGATTTCTCTACTTGATGTTTGCAGCTGGTTTCTGATAAATGTGCATCATTTCCTCAATTTCCCTCCCATTCCTATTTTACACAGAGGGCCTTTTCTGTTTAACACATGCTTCTCAGTTACCTAATTATTCAGTCACAGCTGGGTAATGAGTTAACATCCACAGATCCTAATTGTGAACTGTCCTTACATTTGCAGGACGAAGGGTCCCTAAACATGCCTTCTCCCGGATTGTTCTAGGGCCTATCCCTCAGGATAGCCCCCAGTCGGAAGAGGCCCACTGACTTTTCTAAAATCACGAGATAGAAATTCTAAGATCCCAAGAGACAGGCCACACAACTCCTCTTATTCTGTATACTTGCCAAAGCCCTCCCGGCCCGTACCAGCTCTCTGTAAAGTGAGCTGCTGGTTCTGGAGCAGATGGGACTACTGTCAGGCCCTGGAAGGCCAGGAAGATGTccacataaatttttattttttagctcaCTTCAGGGCTGAAAAGTGGCCCCAGAATATCTGTTCTTCTGAGACCCTGACGAACACGCTCCCTTCACTCTGAGAAAAGGACGAGCAGCAAGCATGCTCTTGTTCTGCTGCAGAGGCCTCGCAGACGTCAACTGTCTGCCCTCGTCATAGACACAATACTTGTTAAAACTGATAGGCTCAATcttttgtttctaagaaaaaggaaaaggcattaCAGGACACGGTCGGATAGGGTTGGGGTCCTCAAAGCATGGCCAAGGCTCCTGTGGCAGGTGGGAAGTCCCATCAGGGAAGAAGGGGATCTAGACCCCGTTCTATGATGGACATATCACCAGTGGACACTAGGACCACTGGCCAGGCTTTCTGggccttcctctgctccccaccccactggaTTTTGCAGACAGTGGAGGGGACAAGCAGTTCATAGTCTGGTGGGGGCAGCTGAAGATGATCCCTTCaatgtttggggtgggggggagatggtAGAGCAAGAAAAGGAGGGATTAGGACTGAGGGAAGATTCCAGGCAAGTCATAACGTGCAAGAAGGGCTGTGAGCAAGGATCTGACCTTCCTAGGAGCTGGAGGACTGATGTGGTGCAGGACAGGGCTGAGGTGGGTGGTGGGACTGGGAAGGTCCCCAGAGACCAGTTACTGGAGGTTCGTGGCATCGTGGGGAATCAAGCCACTAAATGGGAAGTGACATGAGGCTGTTGTTGCAGCTGTGTGGGTGTGAGGGGACCCGGgaacagcagaggaaggagctgggatGACCTGGGAGAGTGGAGAACACAACTGGGAAAATCCTAACACACAAGTCATTCTGTCCctactctggggcgcctgggtggctctgttggttaagcatcctcgattttcagctcaggtcacaatctcagggtcgtgagatcgagccctgtggggggctctgagtgtggagcctgcttgggattctttctctccctccaccccccacaccatgtgcatgcactctctctctcaaatctttatttaaaaaaaaaaaaaaaaacagccttctTACCCCCTTTCTAAGACCAAACTGAATGCCGGAGAAAGAAGTTACCTCCTCAAAGTCTCACGGGCGGGAcgtagcagagccaggatccaaACTCAGGTCTGACTTCTAAGCCCCAGCTGAAACGTACTCCATGTGAGTCCGGGTCTCTAGCTGAGCCAGGGAGGAAATGCTTCGAGCCAGAAGTCTTGCCGGCAGGTCACCCAGGTACACAGGTGAGATGTGTACGACCACTCAGAGGCCCGCAGACACCAAGGATGTCCTGGCTTCTGGTCTCACACCAAGGTCCAAGCAGACAAGGAGAAGTCCCGGGCACACAGGAAGCCCTGCTGGCCTAGGCCATTCCTGCAAACCTCCAGCTGCCAGCACGTTAGCGGCCACCTCCTTATCACGCAGCTCCAGCTCAGCAGGCTGGCAGCCCCTGCGCCAATGACAGGGTATTCTGTCCGCAAACCTTCCAGACAGCCACCACCTCTTGTTCATCTTCTCAGAGAACCTTGTTTTCCTGGCACAGACCCGAAACTGCGCTGCTGCATGACCTGCAAGGGGTGGGGCACTCTGGCCAACCTCACGTTCAGTCCCGCTCCGCAGGTCCAGGTATTCCGCAGGCTGGAGGGAGCCGCAGATGTTGGCAGCTTGGTACACCTTCTGGGGCTCCTGAGGCTGTTGACCTCCAGCGTGGTCAAGCCCAGGGGGCATGGCAGGAGTCTGTGGAAGTCAGGGGCCCAATTCCATCTCTGCCACTAAATCTCTTTTTGACCTCAGGCCCTGCTTGGCACCAGTTACTAACCTCTCAGGACCATATGCAAAGGATGCTGGTGTTCACAAGGCGGAGTGCCCCTGACAGAGGGGTGCGGGAGAAAGGACAGGCACAGTGGCCGAGTCTGCAGGCGGCTCGCGTGGTGGTGCTAAGCCTCAGTATCCCTGCTGCCATCCCCACCATCCAGGGTGGTAAGGGTGGCATGAGGTCATGCCTGGCAGTCATGCCAGGTGTTGGGATGCTTCCTCCCAGCACTGAAATCCTGACTCTCTGAACACCTGAAGGGCAGGAAAGGGAGGCATGGTGCTGCTGCCAGCTTGCTATGGACCGTGGAGGGTCGGTCCCTGGCCACTCTGGCTTAAGATCCACCATACTTGGGTTAAAGGAGGGGAGGGACGAACTCTATCCTGAGGTCTCTCCTAGCTCAGATGCCCAGGGACCAGTCCCCACATCCTGCTGGGTGCTGCCCAAACCTTGTGGGGCGGACCTGCCTGAGAGCAACACCATGCCCTGCTGGGGAAAAGGGCCCAGGCACAAGGGCCCAAAAATGCATCACAGAACAAAGATTACGATAATGTCAAGTTTAATCTGCCAAATATACAAGTTGGACTTGTGGAGTATGTTTTGCCTGGGTGCTGCACAGTAAACAGAGGTTTCTTGAAATGATCAATGGGGAGGATTAAGAATGGGCCCTAGCACTGGCCAGAAGGGAGGGGATAGGgcggggaaggacagaggggacTGGCTACGGATGAGCCGTGACCCTCAGGGACCCAGGGGGCACGGGCTCCCAGACAATAGCCCCTCTAAGTGAGCACCCAGGCAACACAGACCAGGGCTGGTTGTTGCAAACTTGTCAGCagttgcccccctccccccgcccacaaTCAGCCCCTACCCTGCAACCTACGGGACAAATGGAAGCTCTTCTTACCCcacctcccaggcacccccaacaagAGTTCTGAATtctaaaaacagcaaaaacattcGAATGGTTACATATGAAATGCTGTCCCGCATCTTTCTGTCTCAAAGATAGCAGCCGCCCCCTCCCCGTAgccctccccaccatccccccaAACGACTTCTGTGCCAAGATGAATAGGAGGCCCCAGGCTGCGGGGGCTCCTTGCCGTGAGGGGCTGCTGCGGCGGTGCCAGGACGGGGCAGGCGAGACTCGGCAGAGGGCCTGGCGGCGTGGCCGGACCCCGGGTGCCTCCTCCCGCGGGCCGTGCTACTTATTCAGGGACAGCGACTGCATCCGTTTTCCCGACAAAGTCGCATCATCCTTTGCtgagggtgggaagggaagggcaggtgTTAACGTGAAACCACCCCTGTGACACACATGCCCCCCACACCCTGGAGGTGCAGCACTGGAGGGCTCACAGACTACAGAAAACATTCTGGGCAACGGGCTCAGCTGGCAGAGGAGGAACAGGCCCGGGGGGAAGAGGGTTCCTGTGGGAGCCACTGTGCCCTGGTGTCCAGACATTCCTGTCACACTTGGGTGGCTGCCCCCTGACACAGGCCCAACACGCAATCTACTGGGCAAAGAGGAACCTCTAACCCCACTCCCAGGCAGAACCCTGCAATTACACCCTCTCCCTGTGGGCGCTGCAGCCTTCAATCCACAACAACAGTCCAAGGCCTTTCCTGCTTGGGGTCTGTGAAGCAAGAGCTACCAGTGGGGTGCCGGGACAGCAGACTATCTCCAGTGTGGTGACAACCCTGGCGCAGCTGATTTCCCCCTTCTAGGCCTCGGATTCATTGTGATTTGGTGACGAGGCAGGACAGCAGATCCCTAAAGGCTCTCGTGGCCCCACACATACAGAGGGGTGCATGAGACCAGGAGGCGGAAGGTCATGAGTCAAACGCTCCTATAAACCAGACCAACTCCTCACAGCTCCCGCCACCAACCTGACCCactggagggagagcaggggggaaAAGGGACAGCTGGGCTAGATTTCATCTGGGTCTGCACTGTGAGGCCCAGCCCACCCCtgccctaccctctgaagcccctCAGATAGACAGCGATTACCCGAGGCACCAGACACTTTAGCGGGACCGTCCAACCTTGAACGTCTGCCCTAGCTGCGTCCCTGAGGCTTCCATCAGCCGCTGTGGACGGGGCTCTGCTTGGATTCAAACCCTTATCTGACTGCCAGATGCTGCTGGACCCTCCCAGCACCCTAGAACGTGGTGGGCTCGAATGCCCAACTCCACGTGACAATGACAAAGGCACGTGCATATACACACAGGCTGGGTCTCTAGCCAACACCCCAACCCATCCCATCGCACAACGGGACACTAAGTGCAGGGTTTGGTGGCCCAGAACCAGAGTCGGGCAGTCACACCAGCTCAGGACttacctttcctctcttcttctttcttcctggcaGCCTCTTCCCGCTGTTTCCGGATGATCGCCAGCCGGGCAAGGTCAGCTTTGGCTTGCTCTGTCTTCCCAGCTAAATGCATTTTCATGTAACGTTCTTTTGCTTTCTGCTTCTCAATTTCTTCTCTGTTTGGATAAAATGGTGTCACAGGGGACATCTTCCCTACCATTATCAGCTGAGCTGAATGTGGGAGCCAGGATACAAGCCAAGTCCTCGGGCCTGGGGCCCAAGTGGAGGGGGACGCCCTGGCTACGCATACCCCCTCCGTGGTGGACACTCAGCAAACAAGCAGAGGCACAGGCCTGGACCTCTGAGGGATGGACTGAAGGGGCTGGAAGAAGTTCAAGTAGTGCAGCAGCTTCCCAGACAGCAGAGGATGGggctgagctcagcacagagtgaACGATGTCTGCACTGGGGGGAGGGAGTGCTGACTAGGGTCTCCTGTCCACAGTGAGAAAGGGGGACCAAAAACCAAGTAGACAGTGTATCCAAAgatgagcaggaggaggaaggcactGGAAACCACATTCTATGAGGGGTAGAGAAAGGAGTGGACCAAGTGGCCACAGATGGGAACCACACCCACCCAATCTCAGTCAACAGAACACAGCACATTCTCAATCAGGGCAGCTCAGATGTGTAAGAGGCTGCCCTCAGGGGCTGAGCCCCAGTTGAGGAGGGTATGGAAATGAGAGCTAGACTCCCACAGGACAAAGGTGTCAGTCACCAACCCACCAGGTAGAGAAAGAGGTGATGGTCATTAGCCTCCACCTGAGGTTCTTAATCCCAAGCCTGAGATTCTGGACTGGGCACACTTTCACTTTTTAATGGATGATCCCACTTCTACCAGGTTCCTGGAAGAGCCAAGTaatggaggagggggcagggaagcccTGCCTaccaggagcctgggggagggactTGGCCTCCCAGAGGCCTTCACAGCACATGGCACCGGGTAATAAGAAACAAAGCATGGGGCCTGGCctgacagaaggagagaaggccAGCCACCCAAAGTCAGATAAGCAGATGTGTTGCCCACGAGACTCTGGACAAGACATGTGCTAAATACTTCTCAGCTCAGCAGATCCTACCCTGGCAAGTATGTGCAGAGTAAGGAGCCTCTAAGCTGAGCAGTAGAGATGCAAACCTGGGGAGTGGTGAGCAGTATGCCTTGGAGGCATCTGGAATGATGAGCAAGGCTACCCAAAGGCTCTGCAAAGCCCCCTCAGTGAAAGCTAAGTGCCAAGTAGGATGCTGGCCTTTATGGCTTTCACTCTGCAACCTTAAAAAACAGGGGGTAAAAACAGGATCCCCTTTTTACTGATGAAAGGGAAGCTACTGGAAAGCTAGAATCCTTAGCAGCCTCTGATCACACGATGAGCTCATGAGCCTTCCCTGTGGGGTTTTCAGACCCCTCAGCGATCATGGGGTTAGCACAGGAAGGCGGATTTAAATCCTAGCAGcccaggaaggaaaaataaggtgGCTTTCTCAACCTCCTCCTTTCTTGTAAGGCCCCTGGTGTCAGCCGGTGGCCATCCAAAGTTAGGGCACTACTTGTCAAGGAATGGCCATGTGCAGAGCACTGCAGCGCTGGACTGAGACCCTCACACAACCCCAGAAGAGGCTGTCTGCTGCTCCACTTCCACCTGGGACTTCGGGAGCCCCGAGGCAGCCAGCAGACCACCGCACTGTGCTGCCTTCTTCCACACCCCACGGCAGTGACAGCAGAAGAATGCAGGCCAGCAAAGGTCAGAGCAGGCTAGATGAGGAAGTGTCCCTGAAGAGGGGTGCTCTGGAGGAAGGGACTGTAGCATAACCCTCCGTATCCCTGGGTATTACTTCAAGTGCAACGCTCAGGTCTGAAACTGTTCTTCTATttttccctgctgtgttcctactggtgaaaaaaattgtttttgttttgcgtTTTTGGAGAAGCTTCTATAGAGCCTTTGGGGAATgagatgaaacaaaaataaatgctgtTGTTGGAGCCCCGACCCAGCCACTGGGAACCTCAGAGCCCAGAAGGCAAGGGCAGGGGACCTGGACACCTCAgccactccccccgccccaccccggcCTGCAGGCCAGCTCCGGGCCCATGTACCTAGGTCCCAAGGCCCAGTAGCAGAGATTACCGTTCTCTCCTTGAAAGCTCTTTGGGCCCATCCAGGTCCAGCTGCGTGACCTTTTTGGTTGTCTGTGCCACCCGGTTAGGGTTCTCGATGTCGATGAGCCCCTCCACGCCTTTGCGCTTTTGCTAAGACAGAACGAGAAGTTGGCTGTTGGAGAAGTTTGGTCCTGCAGAGCCCGTGAAGGCCACTCCCACTGTCTCCCAACAGCCCACCTGTTGGAAGGGGGACAAACTCCTGCTCCACCCCCGGCCCAACATGATGCTCAGCCTGGGCCTCACAGCGGGAATAGCACTTAGGAGAGTCTTCACCAGCCTGGGAGCTACGAGGACAGTGAGTGCACAGGACTAGAGCCCAACCTATTCCGAGTCCCAGGAACCAGGGATTATTCTCTCAGCTTCGGAGGTGACAGAACAGAGACACAGGACTAACTAACTTGCCTAAGACCAACCAGGAAGTAGACAGCAGATGAGCTGAGAACCCAAGCCCAACTCACAAGCTCTCAACACAGAGCACCACGCCCCTACTTCAAGCCCAGCCCCCGCAAGCAGTTTTCCATGGAATCTCACAGTAGACTGCAGCAAGCACTGCTGGATCCCGGACCAAGGATGTTCTCAGGACCAATTCCAACTCCTAGCCATCTCAGCTGATGGGATGGAAGTGACTTGAGAATGAGCCATGAGATCACAATCCACGGGTTCGGGGAACCtgcatctcccccctcccccctcccctgggggaAGTTCAGCAAGAGTACGAGGCCTCAACGTAGCAGGTTGGATTGAAGTTTCAGGCCCTGCCAACCCCAGCTTTTCTCTTTAAGTGACCAAGGAGACAGCTTCCGAACAGCAGCCAATCTGACGCAGAGCTCCGGACACCAATATCCAATCTAGCTACCTGTAAACGCCTCTGCTTGGTTACTGACATCGTGAACTGAACGTGCCTCACCCACCCTGCTCCTTCCGACCATCCTTAGGCCACAGCCTTATGCTTCCTTTCGTCGGCAAACCCCAATGAGCCCATCACTTAAAACATGGTGTGAATCTGCCGGCTCGTCTCCATTGCCACTGTCACCATCCCAACACAAGCCACAGTTTCTTGTCTGGAGACCTGCTGCCATTTCCCTGCTTATGGCAGGGAATACCTTATGATGTACTCTTTGCAGGGAAGCCAAAACCaccttttaaaagcaaatctggtcgtctctctctctctcacttcaaggcctccaccagctgccccccacccacaaTAGTGAAACCCAAACCCCTCAAGAGCCACACGGGAGCTGCCCCTGCCAACCTCGCCTCCCTCCCCGTACCCACCAAGGCACACCC
This genomic interval carries:
- the PDAP1 gene encoding 28 kDa heat- and acid-stable phosphoprotein isoform X2, encoding MPKGGRKGGHKGRARQYTSPEEIDAQLQAEKQKAREEEEQGEEGGDGAAGDPKKEKKSLDSDESEDEEDDYQQKRKGVEGLIDIENPNRVAQTTKKVTQLDLDGPKELSRREREEIEKQKAKERYMKMHLAGKTEQAKADLARLAIIRKQREEAARKKEEERKAKDDATLSGKRMQSLSLNK